One segment of Setaria viridis chromosome 4, Setaria_viridis_v4.0, whole genome shotgun sequence DNA contains the following:
- the LOC117852237 gene encoding NADH dehydrogenase [ubiquinone] 1 beta subcomplex subunit 9, with amino-acid sequence MASTAGYLARRAGQKERVRLLYRRALKDTLNWAVHRHLFYQDASDLRDKFEANRHVDNLDVIDRLIDDAEAQHRNFQHPDPYIVPWAPGGTKFTRNPPPPQGIEIIYNYGKED; translated from the exons atggcgtcgacggcggggtacctggcgcggcgggcggggcagAAGGAGCGGGTGCGCCTGCTCTACCGCCGCGCGCTCAAGGACACACTCAACTGGGCCGTCCACCGCCACCTCTTCTACCAGGAC GCGTCGGATCTCCGGGACAAGTTCGAGGCCAACCGGCATGTG GATAACCTGGACGTGATCGATAGGCTCATCGATGATGCAGAGGCTCAGCACAGGAATTTCCAGCACCCTGATCCCTACATTG TTCCATGGGCACCTGGCGGCACTAAATTCACAAGaaaccctcctccacctcaaggG